tgttttgtttttttgcaaacTAAGAAAAGTTAGTATTAGTCTCAAACACATCatgaagagaaaagaaggatCTCATCTTTAGTCTTTTTTTCTCCGGTGAAGTGAGTCCACCGTCGGGTAGGTTTCATCTGTATCTTAATAATTGGAATGATTAGTGTTGTTATTATACcgttttggttaaaaaaaaattagttaattaatgtCGGTCCAAACTTTATAAACCAATTATTCTGAAAAAGGTAAAACGCCActatttttacattataaaGTAGGTCACATCCAACGGATATGCTACTATAACCAAAGTTGCAatatcaaaatttcattttctttaagatttgttttaggattttcttaCTTATGCCTGTGGTTGGTCAGGGTAAGTGGGGAACAGATATGCTCTGCATGAACCACGTGGACCAACATGCATATACACagttatcatttattttttcttataggttgttcattttaaaattttccattaCATATATCTTCTTCCACGTTTTCACTCCCTTCTTCACACAAATACGTACATAAATACTGTATTAATCTGTTTATTGCATGAAAATACTGTAATATTCATACAAATCGAATTCACAAGTAATTTACGAACATTTCAGTTTCTCATTTGATAGACATGTTTGTTTCTCACTTTCTCTACTAATTAGAGTTTCGCTTTACAAAcgaataagaaaatatttattaaaaaacgaTCTGTGTAAATGTTTCAAcgtaaatattatatattgcgattccaatcaaaaaaaaaatatgatatactACGATGagagatatttgattttttataaggAGAAAAACATATTCCACTAttcaattacttttttttttgtgacctCACTATTCAATTACTTAATTACTCTTATACTGTTACTAATAAACAGCGAAGAATTAATgcattatgaatttatgatggGTTGTAATTGGAATTTCATTGTGACAATCATTATGTTGCGAAGATTGCAACCTGTAACATTGTTTTGGCCTTTTGGGTTTTGGAGAAAATAACCATTCACAATGAATTTTAGTgacagacttttttttttttttttttttttNtttttttttctgtctatgCCACTAATACTAGTCTACTAGACATGTCTATTTAGAAAATTGGGACTGATCTACACAACCAATTAATCTCACAAAGTGCATTGCTGATATGATAGACAACAAGAAAAGGAGGTATAAACGATGATATATGGGAACGACTGTTTACTATAGGAGTTGGTTCTCAACATTATAATCAATACTGTAACTATTAATCTGGCATTAGTAAACAtgataaaatgtttttatttgacATTTATATAATACAATGGTAATGTAGCAcgctaaatataaaattttgattgaattGAAAATAACTCTCGAATAGCGTTGTTAGTTGAGCCGTTTCTTTAAACATCGTTCCTccaaaaatatgtaataaaaatatagttagAAAAGTTTGAAACAGCATACTTCAGGGTCTTAATTACGGTTTGATTTTACTTGCATATAAattgacagtttttttttaactatttaaatCAAATTGTAGTGGTCCACGAAGTGAAAAGAGTCATTCAATAACCGAGAAAAAGATGGATTGCATCCTTAAATTAGTGTTAGCTCACTAATCTCTTTATgtggtttaatttgattttagtaAACAATATGTAAAGTTTTGCCGGAGACTATATACCAAATGCGACCATAAATCGCGTAACTAATGTCTCTATTGGAGATTAAAATTCAGTGTTAACTTAAGGTTTTAGAAACCAAAATGCACATTAAAAGTTAACCGCCTAAAATAAGATTGGTTTAACCTCGGTTAGGGGTTAAGAAAGACTGGACTGGTTTGAATTTGGATACACTACATCACATAGAGTGTCTACCACTCGCTTACTGTTAAAGATGAGTTTTCAGATAAAAACTTTATCATCTTTGCTTATTCACGCTTTGATTGCTCTTCCATAGAAGCAACACTCTTTTTTCACACAATGACTAGTTTCATTGTGTTTTCGGAACAAAACTATCAAGTTCTTGTTATTCTTGctatcatatttttcttatgttttgctcATATTTTCCTTATGTTTTGCTAATTTTAATCTATTTCTTAccttatttttatattcaaaattacaGTAGTTATAACATATTGATAGCAATGTAGTAGGTCTAAAccaataattcataattttaaaaatgaagtaTAATACATAATATACGAGAATAATGGTAAAGTCTTCTTTTCTATTtggcataacaaaaaaaaacattttaatttcaaaataaattaaaataaataaattttatgctattagttcttaaaatttttctAACACACCtcaaaaaattaatgaaaaagttCTAAAATCACTCTCAGTTTAACAactcataatttttaattaataattatgagTGTTCACTTTCTCcatatattattcataatttatatatatatatatttatttataatcttatattttaaatttattagctactaattaattatttttctttacaaaaacaacaattattcATCATAAAACcacaatctctttctctccaccCTTTTCAggtttataaagtttaaacaaataaatcacacaacaatttttctttaaacaaaaacttttttaaactGAACTTTCAACCACAATTATCTATTTCTCAATAATAACAATTACCAAGGATGACTCTATATCAATATTTactgttaaatatatatatattttaggtattttataaaacaataataacattCTTATGATTGGTAATCAGATAAGTCTACTAGCATCTTCGGTGTGAAACAAGTTTAATCTTATAACAATAATCGTAGGAGAAACTGATTCTGGTAAATATTAAGTAATACATATGTATCTTACAAACTTACATTATTGATAAAGTTGAATTAACGACCGTTGTCGGATtggtccatttttttttttatcaccaaTCATTACGAATGTTATGTTACTGTAATAGTGTAATATATAGTTTGATATTTGCCGTATGGTTACTGGTGTTACTGTATGTTTAGCGTGCATAATCCAGGTATACGGAAAAcaaatgaagtaaaaaaaaaNNNNNNNNNNNNNNNNNNNNNNNNNNNNNNNNNNNNNNNNNNNNNNNNNNNNNNNNNNNNNNNNNNNNNNNNNNNNNNNNNNNNNNNNNNNNNNNNNNNNNNNNNNNNNNNNNNNNNNNNNNNNNNNNNNNNNNNNNNNNNNNNNNNNNNNNNNNNNNNNNNNNNNNNNNNNNNNNNNNNNNNNNNNNNNNNNNNNNNNNNNNNNNNNNNNNNNNNNNNNNNNNNNNNNNNNNNNNNNNNNNNNNNNNNNNNNNNNNNNNNNNNNNNNNNNNNNNNNNNNNNNNNNNNNNNNNNNNNNNNNNNNNNNNNNNNNNNNNNNNNNNNNNNNNNNNNNNNNNNNNNNNNNNNNNNNNNNNNNNNNNNNNNNNNNNNNNNNNNNNNNNNNNNNNNNNNNNNNNNNNNNNNNNNNNNNNNNNNNNNNNNNNNNNNNNNNNNNNNNNNNNNNNNNNNNNNNNNNNNNNNNNNNNNNNNNNNNNNNNNNNNNNNNNNNNNNNNNNNNNNNNNNNNNNNNNNNNNNNNNNNNNNNNNNNNNNNNNNNNNNNNNNNNNNNNNNNNNNNNNNNNNNNNNNNNNNNNNNNNNNNNNNNNNNNNNNNNNNNNNNNNNNNNNaaaaaaaaaaaaaaaaaaaaaaaaaaaaaaaaagatagataggTCTACCGTCTACATTTTGGGTAACTCGTACcggataaaaaaaaagaaaaaaaaaagaaaaaagagagagagagagagagagagagagagagagaggatgtaTAGCCGTATAGGTGTCTTCTTCTGTTAATGTAGTTGCTGGGACCGCAAGTCATGTGAGGCTTTTGCCTTGCTGATGCTGCACGGCGTCGCAACACTACTCTCTCAATTTAATTCTTTCAACTAACGCTCCAATTTACGATGTAAAAAGCCTGACTTCAAAATACAATGCTCCTCTATCATTCTTTAGACGGACCTATTCAATTCCAACTCTGCTCAATCGTATAGTATATAGTATGAGATATTCAAGGGTATTATTTGTGAGATTCCCTGATAAAATAACTATGAAAATGCATGGGTGTTTCACTATTACTTTTTactaggaaaaggaaaaaacaaacaagctaTTTAAAAGCCCACTGAAAAGCCCATGAAAGGTCCAAGTACAAGATACAGTCTAGTTAACACATACCCGACCGTTTAATCAGTTAGTAAAGAAGATAGATTAAAAAGAGAGTGAAACAAACATGTGGTGGTTTTGGGTTatctttcttcctcctccgccgaGATTTTTCTCCGTCTCTCGTTCTCTCCGCAATGGCGGCGGTCGCAGCCTCCTCCTTCTGTTTCTCTCCTCTTCGATCCCCCTCAATTTCAAAACTTCACACTTTATCTAAGAACCCTAATCCATCGATTCGAAGATCAATCGTCTGTAAATCTTCGCCTCCCGATGAATCTCCCGCCGTCACCGCTTCTTCTCGTCGACCGGAGAAACAGCAGAATCTAGTGGATTCTCCTAAACCGGATCATGATCACAAACCGGATCCTGGGTTCGTCAATAAAAAACCCAATGCTGCTGCTTCTGtgttatctatatttttttgttctggttcctaattttttcttatgtattgGGGGTTTTAGGATTGGTAAAATTGGAATGGAGATAATGTCAATTGCATTACCTGCTGCATTAGCTTTAGCTGCTGATCCTATTACATCTCTTGTCGACACTGCCTTCGTTGGCCATATTGGTAACAtgtctctttgttttggtttttcaattttcacattttcgaaataaaaatcacatttttaacATTACTATTACATCCATATGTAATGTTACAGGTTCTGCAGAATTAGCTGCGGTAGGAGTTTCAGTTTCTGTATTCAATTTGGTGTCGAAGCTCTTCAATGTTCCTTTGTTAAATGTCACTACATCGTTTGTTGCGGAGGAGCAAGCCATTGCTGATAAAGACGTTGATGATGATTCTACGGAAACAGGTAgtttatatattctttctttcaaagCTTTAATGTAAAATGGGTTACTGTCTTGTTCCAAAGATTGGTTCTTACTTTGAAtctgttgtttgattttggttttaaggTAAGAAAGTGCTGCCTTCTGTTTCAACATCCTTACTTCTTGCTGCTGGAGTTGGTATTGCTGAGGCGATTGCGCTCTCTCTTGGCTCTGATTTCTTGATGGACGTCATGGCTATACCTTTTGTAATGTCTTAAGCCTCTCTTGGAACATACAAACGTGTGTTAAGCTTTGTTATATTTGATGTTTCGTATAAgtgatctttctctctctctctcgatttgtaattttttcaggATTCACCAATGCGGATACCAGCAGAGCAGTTCCTCAGACTTAGAGCGTATGGTGCACCGCCAATTGTAGTTGCATTGGCTGCGCAAGGAGCTTTTCGAGGTTTCAAGGACACAACGACGCCTCTATATGCCGTTGGTAAGTATTGCACAACCAtctctttatcttcttgtaTTTACGCATGAATGGATCTACTGAAATAGAAGTATGGCCAACATTTTGCCAAAAACTCATCTTCCAGTTTTTGTAATCTGAATGTATTCATAGAACCGGATATGCATTAGTAGTTCCACATACGTTGTCTCTGATATGGTAAAACTTTGGATCAACAGTTGCGGGGAATGTACTTAATGCGATATTGGATCCAATTCTGATATTTGTCCTTGGTTTTGGTATCTCTGGTGCTGCGGCTGCTACTGTGATTTCTGAGTACGTCCAAATATGTGGTAATCTTTTGATACTAGTAGACTCGGTTTCTAATAAGCATATTTATCTTAATGTGTGgcttcttacttttttttctcacttGTTAATGTTTCTTCAGATACTTGATTGCGTTTATTCTTTTGTGGAAGTTGAATGAGAATGTGGTTTTGCTTTCTCCTCAAATCAAAGTGGGAAGAGCCAACCAATACCTCAAATCAGGTATCTCTTCAAACATTTTCGAGTTTTTATAAACGATTCAAACGCAAAATGCAAAGCTactagatgatatatatattgattcaTGCTTAGGTGGGCTTCTGATTGGTAGAACGGTGGCACTGCTAGTGCCGTTCACATTGGCTACTTCGTTAGCAGCTCAGAATGGACCTACTCAAATGGCTGGTCATCAAATCGTTTTGGAAATCTGGTTGGCTGTCTCTTTACTCACCGATGCTTTAGCCATTGCTGCACAGGTTTATTATCTTTTAGCAACTCAACTTCAAAATAGATCGTTTCGAGCAAAATGTTACTGAAATATTAGAATCCCGCTGATATGATGCATGATTACGTTATGTGGAGAACTTTTTCACTTATATTTTCTACCTCTATTTTCAGAGTCTTCTTGCAACCACTTTCTCTCAAGGAGAATATAAACAAGCCCGGGAAGTTTTATTCGGAGTCCTTCAAGTACGATTCAGTAGcatcttttgtttatattctacTGCATAAAATTCAGCTTTATATTTATACTTGCAATATTTAAATAGGTGGGTTTAGCAACTGGAACTGGTTTGGCTGCTGTATTGTTCATCACCTTCGAACCATTTTCAAGTTTATTCACAACGGACTCGGAGGTTCTAAAGATTGCTTTGTCAGGGACCTTGGTAAGATCTTATCTTATAATCTCTAGAGAGTTTGAAAGGGTAGTCTCAGACAATATCTAAATAATGCTATATGATGCAGTTTGTGGCTGGATCTCAACCAGTGAATGCTCTAGCGTTTGTTTTGGATGGGCTCTACTATGGTGTCTCTGACTTTGGATTTGCTGCTTACTCTAtggtctctctttcttcttcatcagttcGGTGGTTTAATTCTTACTTTCTTTACCTAACATAACTCGAtaaatttcttgttttgaaACAGGTGATTGTTGGATTCATATCTTCATTGTTCATGCTTGTGGCTGCACCAACCTTTGGCCTTGCCGGGATCTGGGCGGGTTTGTTCCTCTTCATGGCGTTGCGGTTGGTTGCTGGAACCTGGAGGTAACAGTTAAAAAGACCATTCTAGTTTCAACCACGTCAAAACAACTTTCCTCTAAGGATGTTACGTTATGTTTCAGATTAGGGACAAGAACCGGTCCATGGAAAATGTTGTGGTCTACCCCAGAGAAGCCAAAATGAAACGGATCGATCATGATCCTGTTCTGCTTCAACATTTTTGTGGTATGATGCGTGACTCTTAAGAATAATGGAAATGGAATTAACTAACAGTACATAATCTTACAGTATATCAATACAGTATTAAAACCCTAGCTAGAAGCTAAAAAACTCCAAATACGAATCAGATCCACCTCCCTGGTAATAACTGGAGCCTCCAGGTTCATTGTACAACAATCCGCTATCCAATTCGAATCGATCAAAGCTGTAACCTTCCTCTGCTTTTACTGCTGGGTTCTTGTAAACCATTGATTCCACCATCTTGGTATCAGTAAGATCAAGGTTCTCAATCTTGTCTTGGCCAAGCTCGATACCGTTGTCGTAGAGTAAATAGTCCTTCTCATCTTTTGTTTCTAACACGCCATCAGGGGCTTCAGATACGTTGTCAGGTTCAAACCAATAGCTTCCAGAACTCCCCGCCCCATCGCTCTTCTTCATTTCTCCACCAGGCCCATTTTCTAGAAGACCTTCAGGGAAATTTAGCCGGGCGTAGCGACCGTACATGGCACTAGCAGCTCTGTCGTAAGCCAAGGCTGCTTCAGCAGCAGTAGCGAACGTTCCAAGCCAAAGCCGTTTGCTACGGGTCGAGTTAGCACCACGGTGGTTAACTGGTTCACGTATCTCAGCAACCCATTTCCCCCAAACCCTTTGTCGAACACCTCTAAACCGACAAACAGGATTCTCTGGTCCTCCTTTACCTCTCATACAACCTTTCTTCGAACCTTTCGCTTGAACCCTGCGAACCCTCTCCAACCCTTCCCCGTCCTCTTCCTTCCCCCATCTCTGTAACGTCGCTTCCACTGGCTCAActgctcttcttcgtcttcttgaGTATCTCTGTTTTGATccgctttcttctttttccatcgtagaacacaaaaacaaaataaactaaaaagttGGGTCTAAATAGATTGGCCTAGTATTCACCATTTAGCATTAAGAGACGTCAGAAAATTAAGGAAGGTGGGAACACTTATCTAGATATACCCTCTGAGAACACGCGTGGTGCAGACGACAACTAAAATGTACGGCTACGGGACACGTGGCGAGTCCCCAGTTTAGGTAATTCTGGTATGCGCCGTCATCAAATACCCTTTTGGTCTTTGTTGTTTGGGTGCATAGATTTCTTTGCGACTAAGACtttgaatattaattttcttaattaataaaagtccgaaaaaatataaataaagtaaaacctctataaattaataccctataaattaataaacattataaattaataaattttgctaatCCTAAATCGCGttaatgtaaaaattaacaatactcgataaaataataagataataattttttcgaaatcttcttataaaatatgcttccaataatatcataaattaataattatgtaaatttatatatatatatatactgatataatagtgtatgtttctcctaaaactcaattctatagaacaattgtaatgttgtattttcaacctataataatatctctaaaatattttataacatgtcatacaaataattaaaatttaaaattttaatttttagatatgcatcatttacaatttgataatttgacagattaatatttgtaatttattgtaaatagtgttttctaaatattacaatattacaagttcaatttctaaaccataaaatttataacatccgaaagtttaatcttattttgctatagttgttccaattcataatttttttaaaaagaaacaattaaaaatatctatatataaattaataattattaatttatactataaaataataattattaatttatagataaattaatattactataaattaataaaatgtcttagtcccaacattattaatttatagaggttttactgtagtatGAAATCTTGGGTAATGTTCCTTTTTCAGGGTTTTTGGCTTACGCTGCAAGCTAACAAATTTGACATCTTCTACTTATTTATTTCTGAGTTCTGGCAATGGTgtccctttttcttttctttgtttcacactAAATGTTCTGAAAACTATATGGTTTATTTGGTGACTCCATTATTATggtttacaaatatataataagatatatatatatatatatatatatatcttttattaaaCTAGATCTTAAGACAAAtctgttaaataaaaaatactccACAAGCTAATAAATTGTTACTATTCCATGGTTACTGAAGAATTCGTTAAGCTCGATGAAAATGC
The Camelina sativa cultivar DH55 chromosome 6, Cs, whole genome shotgun sequence genome window above contains:
- the LOC104792634 gene encoding protein DETOXIFICATION 44, chloroplastic codes for the protein MAAVAASSFCFSPLRSPSISKLHTLSKNPNPSIRRSIVCKSSPPDESPAVTASSRRPEKQQNLVDSPKPDHDHKPDPGIGKIGMEIMSIALPAALALAADPITSLVDTAFVGHIGSAELAAVGVSVSVFNLVSKLFNVPLLNVTTSFVAEEQAIADKDVDDDSTETGKKVLPSVSTSLLLAAGVGIAEAIALSLGSDFLMDVMAIPFDSPMRIPAEQFLRLRAYGAPPIVVALAAQGAFRGFKDTTTPLYAVVAGNVLNAILDPILIFVLGFGISGAAAATVISEYLIAFILLWKLNENVVLLSPQIKVGRANQYLKSGGLLIGRTVALLVPFTLATSLAAQNGPTQMAGHQIVLEIWLAVSLLTDALAIAAQSLLATTFSQGEYKQAREVLFGVLQVGLATGTGLAAVLFITFEPFSSLFTTDSEVLKIALSGTLFVAGSQPVNALAFVLDGLYYGVSDFGFAAYSMVIVGFISSLFMLVAAPTFGLAGIWAGLFLFMALRLVAGTWRLGTRTGPWKMLWSTPEKPK
- the LOC104792633 gene encoding dehydration-responsive element-binding protein 2E-like encodes the protein MEKEESGSKQRYSRRRRRAVEPVEATLQRWGKEEDGEGLERVRRVQAKGSKKGCMRGKGGPENPVCRFRGVRQRVWGKWVAEIREPVNHRGANSTRSKRLWLGTFATAAEAALAYDRAASAMYGRYARLNFPEGLLENGPGGEMKKSDGAGSSGSYWFEPDNVSEAPDGVLETKDEKDYLLYDNGIELGQDKIENLDLTDTKMVESMVYKNPAVKAEEGYSFDRFELDSGLLYNEPGGSSYYQGGGSDSYLEFFSF